The sequence CGCACGATGGCGACCGCGTGTCGGCTTGGGACGCCCTCGCCGGGTGCCGCCCGTTCTCTGCCGACTGCGGCGACGAGGCCATGGCCGACTGGGCAAGCGCCGCTCGGCGCGAGGATCCGCGCGCGCACATCGCGCTCCAGGCCGGCGCCTATGCGTGCAGCACGCCCGAGATCGATCGATTGGTGGACGTGGCGACCTCGGTGGAGGGCGTGCTCGGAGCACAGATAGCCGGCGCGGGGCTTGGCGGCTGCGTGATGGCGCTCGTGCGCGCGGAGGCCCGTGCCGCGCTCGAAACGGCGCTCGCGGAGCGCTGGTACCTGCCACGGGGCCTGGAGCCCGCGGTGCTCGCATGCCGGCCGGTGGCGGGCAGCGGCGTGCTGGCGCTCTAGGGTGTCGCGCGGCCGGCGTCAGCCCGAGGCCGCTCCCGCTCGGCCGCGGTGCCCGTTGCCCGCGGCGTGGCCATGCGGGTGCTCGTGGACGGCTTCGCGCGCGTGCTCCTCGCGCGCCTGCCTCCGCCTCCAGCGGACGAAGCGGGCGGCGATCCCCAGGGCCACGCCGATCAGGCCGATGCGCGCGCCGGGCGACCTGAGCGCCCCGGTCGCCACCTGGAGCAGGTTCGTCGGGTTGGAGAGCGTCTGCACGGCGTCCTCGACGTTGCCTACGATCCGGCGCGCGCTCTGCACGCCGCCCGCCACCTTCCTCGTGGTCTCCTGCACGTTCACCACCACCGGCTGCGCCGCCTGAACGATCGGCGTCACCTTCTCCTTCAGGATCGTGTCCGCGGTCCTCAGCGTCCGCTGGACCTGCTCGCCCAGTACCGAGATCCTGCGTACGGCGATCCACCCGCCGACGATGATGCCGGTGATCAGGATCAGATTGAGGACGAACAGGCCGAGCAGCGACCAAGCCATCATGTAATCGGTGTACATCAGCTTCCTCTCTGGACCGCGCCCTCGGAGCTAGCAGGCCAGCGCTCCGTGTTCCATGCGCCCCAGATCGCCCGGGCGGCGCGCCGCGCACGGGCGCGCGGCGGCCTCCTCGTCCCCCCCACGCCGCCAGGGATCCGCGGGCATGGCTCGCTCGCCCCACGGCCCTGGCCGCCGGGCCGCATGCCGCGACGACGAGCGCTCGGGCCTACGGATCAGGCGGCCGGCGAGCCGGATGGAGGCATCGACCTGGCGGTGGCGTCCATCGACTTCGCGGCGGAGTCCAGTGCGTGGGCGCCGTGCTCCATGCTCTCGCGGGCCGTCGTGACGATGCGCTCCTTGATCTCCCCAGCCTTCTGGGCGACCTGGCCAGACATCCCACCGATTCGGCCCTTCATCTCGTTGGTCTTGTCCGCGATCTGGGCGCGCGTGTCGACGCCAGACTGGGGTGCGTAGAGGGTCGCCGCGGCGGCCCCGACCGCCAGGCCGGCAAGGAAGGTCAGCAGCAGGCCCCCAAAGGCGCTCTGGCCGTCCATGTTCTTGTGATCCATATCGTTGCCACCTTTCCGCGGGGTGTCGTGCTTCGCATCGAGTTCCGAGCCAGCGGCCGCCAGGCGGCGCTCCGGGCGCCACACGGCGGCCCCGGCCAAGCACGGCGCCAGGCGCCCGCCCCGGTTGGCCGCGCCGCGCTACCACAAGACGAGCCGGGCCGGGGCCGGGTTCCGACGCGAAGGCACGGCGGGCGACGCACCCGACCCGGAACACGCATCGGCGAGGCTCCGTCTTTGTTGTGGCCGCCCTGGCCGCTCCGCGCAATTTGCTGTGGCCGCCCTGAACGCTCCGCGCAAGGAGAGCGCGCACGCTGGCGTACATGCCGAGAGGCCGGGTGGAGGGCGTCACGGCCGGCGGGAACGCCCGCTCGTCGCCCGCACACCTCTGCCTGGAGGCATTCGAACATGGAAGCACACGCCGCCCGGCGGCGCGCACCGCGCTCCGTTCACGTGGAAGACGAACGCCGCAACGTGGGGGTACCCGAGCGCTGGGTATCCATGATCGCGGGCGGAGCGCTGTTGGCGCTCGGGCTCGCGCGCCGCTCACCGCTCGGTGCCGCCGCGGCGGCGGCGGGCGGCCTCTTGCTCCACCGCGGCGCAACGGGTCACTGCCGCCTCTACGGCGCCCTTGGCATCGACACGACCGAGAGGCCGGAGCACGTGTCGGTTCGCCATGGCATCCGGGTCGAGCACGCCGTCACCATCGACCGGCCACGAGCGGAGTTGTTCCGGTTCTGGCGCCAGCTCGAGAACCTGCCGCGGTTCATGCGGCACCTGGAGCGCGTGACCATGCTGGAAGACGGCCGCTCTCACTGGGTCGCCCGCGCGCCAGCCGGCATGACGGCCGAATGGGACGCCGTCATCATCAATGAGGTTCCGGACGAGATGATCGCCTGGCGCTCGCTCGCGGGCTCCGAGGTTGACCACGCGGGCTCGGTCCACTTCGAGGACGCGCCGGCGGGGCGCGGCGCCGTGGTGCGAGTCGTGATGCAGTTCGCGGTTCCCGGGGGCCGGTTGGGGCAGGGCATTGCCCGCGTGATGGGCGAGGAGCCGGACCAGCAGATACGCGATGACCTGGACCGGTTGAAGCGGACGATGGAGGCCGGCCAGGTACCAGCCGTCGGCGATCGGTCGCGCGGGTGAAGAAGGAACCTCATGCCGGGCTCGAAGGAGCGCAGAAAGGGGGCGGCGCGTACAAGGGCGAGGGGATCCAGCGCGGCAAGGAGGCTAGCGACAAGAAACGCCAGAGGCCAGACAGATCACCGCGCCAGGAGGTTCCACAGCCCGCGAGTCAGAGAAGCGAGTCGGCGTGGATGATCTCGAGCGCGGTGTGCTTGAGAGTCTGGCACCGATCGCGCGACGTTTTCTGGAGTCGCCGAAACGCGTCCGCCTCCGACAGCCGGGCCCGGTCCATCAGGATGCCCTTGGCCCTCTCCACCAGTTTGCGCGTCTCGAGTTGCTCCTTGAGATCCTGGTTCTCCTGCTGGATGCTCTGGAGCGCCTCGAAGCGCGTGAGCGCGGTGCGGACGGCCGGGATGAGCTGCTCGCTCACGATGGGCTTGACGATGTAGGCGCAGGCGCCCGCCTCGATGGCCTCTTCCACCAGCCGGTCGTCGCTGTAGGCCGTCAGGATGACGATGGGCATCGGGCGCTCCTGCATGATCTGACGCGTCGCGTCGATCCCGTTGACGCCCGGCATGTTCACGTCCATCAGGATGAAGTCGGGCTCGAGCGTCCGTGCCATCTCGATGCCCGAGGCCCCCTCGGCGGCCTCACCCACGACTTCGTAGCCGGCGGTGGTGAGCGCGCGGCGTAGCAGGATGACCGTCAGGCCCTCATCCTCGCAAATCAGTGCGCGCAAGGCCCGTTCATTCACGGTCGGGGACCTCCCAGGGATGGCGGCGGCCCGCCCGGGGCGGGAACACATGGCGACCGGGCGGCTCGCTGGCGCCCCGGAGCAACGGGCGCCAGCACGGCCTCGCGGCATCGAAGGCGCGGCCGTACCCCTCCTTATATGCGCCCGTCCCGGCGAAAGTTCCAGCCTCGGCCGTGTCCGGGGCAGGTCATTGCGCAGGGCCGTCGGCAAGCTCGTCCAGAAAGCCGGCGGAGTCCGGGTCCCGTCGCTCCAACTCGCGGCCGCGGCGCACGTAGTAGGCAAAGGCCTCGGCGAAGCCCTCCGGCGCGCTCTCGCCGGCGTAGCGCGTCACTAGCCACCCCCGCGTGGCCTGGCGCCGCCAGATCCGCGCGTACTCGGCTCGCTGGCTGGCCGAGAGGACCTCGTCCCACACGAGGTGCCCGTACTCGTGCGCGAAGGCAAGACCCGCGTCCGGCGGGCTCAGGCTCTCGCGCAGAACGATCCGCGCGGGAGCGCTGCGGCGGCGGGGCTCGTAGTAGCCCTGGATGGAGAGAGCGCGGCCCGCGCCCGCGGAGGGCAGCCGGGCGTCGCGGGCCACGCGGCGCTCCATCTGGTCGTCGGTGACCTCTTCGACGACGACAGGCACGTCGCGGCGCAAGAGCCGCGGGAGGCGATGGTAGGTCTCGCGCCAGAGCGACTCCCGCGGCGCGCGGCCCACGAAACGCAGGTCGGCGGCAGTAGTGCCGGGGCACGTAAGCAGACCGAGGACGGCGAGCGGGAGCGCCAGGGCACTGCGTCGGGCGCATGATCTCGGGGCGTGTTGGCGGGCCAAGCTGAGCAATCCTTGTGCACACGGAAATGCGCGGGGAGCAGCGAACGCACCCATCGCGGAATGCAGGAGGAGCCGCGCCGGAACCCGGATGCCGGCCGATCGGCGGTGACCGACAGCCCATTATAGGGCACGCGACCGGCGTTGTCTATGGCGATAGCCTCTGCTGTGGCCGCCATCGGGAACCGGGTCGGCGCCATCGGCGTCTTTAGCCGCGTTACATCAGTCTGCCATCGATGGTCGCCGAGCCGGGCGAGGCGCGGCGGGCGGGCGGCTGAACCGTGACTGAGCACCAGGCCCGGGCCGGAATGACGGCCGGACCAGGAAGAGGGATGTCATGGCCCACAGCGCATCGACCGCGCCACGCGCCAGCCGCGCCGACGCGGCACACGGCCGGGCTCCGCGGGACGAGCGCCTGTTCCCCACGTTCTTTGCCGCCGGCTACGAGTGCGCCACGGCACGCATCCGCGACGGCCGCCGCATCGACGAGCTGTCCACCACGGGCCACGACGCGCGCGCCGTGGCGGACTACCGCACGCTGCGCGCGCTCGGCATCCGCACGGCCCGCGACGGGGTCCGCTGGAACCTGGTCGACCGCGGGGGGCGGCTCGACTGGAGCAGCGCGATGCCCCGCGTGGAAGCGGCGGAGCGCGAGCGGATCACCGTCATCTGGGACCTGTTTCACTACGGCTACCCGGACGACCTGAACCCCTTCGAGAGGCCTTTCGTCGAGCGCTTTGCTCGCTACTGCGCCGCCTTCGCCGCGATGCTGGTCCGCCGCGGGCACGGCGGGCCGGTGAGCGGTGGACCGCGGAGGCGCTTCTACACGCCGGTGAACGAGATCAGCTTCTTCTCGTGGGCGGGCGGCGAGGTGGGCAGGTTCGCTCCGTTCGCACTGCGCCGCGGCGGCGAGTTGAAGCGGAGGCTGGTGGAGGCCGCCATCCAGGGAATCAACGCGATTCGCGAGGTGGACCCGGCGGCGCGGATCGCCAACTGCGACCCGATCGTCCGCGTGGTGGCCCCGGGCGACGCGCCGTGGCTGGAGGAGGAGGCCGCCCGCTTCAACGAGGAGTGCGTTCTGGAGGCCTGGGACATGCTGGCGGGCCTGCGAGCGCCCGAGCTTGGCGGCAGTTCCGCGCACCTGGACATCGTCGGCGTCAACTACTACGGCGTGAACCAGTGGGAGCACGGCCGGCCCGAGCGCGTCCTCGGTGACGACGACCCGCGGCGCGCTCCGCTCTCCGCCCTGCTCCGCCACCTCGACGCCCGCTACGAAGCGCCTCTGTTCGTCTCCGAGACCGCCTCGATCGGCGCCGACCGCCCGCGGTGGCTGCGTGGGATCGGTCTCGAGTGCCTGGAGGCGATCGAGCACGGAGTCGACCTGCACGGGCTCTGCCTCTACCCGGTGCTGGGTATGCACGACTGGGAGAGCGGCGAGTACCGCGCCATGGGCCTCTGGGACGTGCAGCCCGACATGCGGCGCATACTGCATCGGCCAACGGCCGCGGCGCTTGGCGACCTTCAGACCTGGCACCGCCACGCGTCCGAGCGCCGCGGGCGTCGCGCGCCGGCCCAGGCCGCCCAGCGGTGAGGGCAACGGGCGAGGAGGGAGCGGCCTTCGATCTTCGCGACGCCGGCTTCATGTGGGCGGCCGGCATCGAGGACACCTTCGTCGCCGCGCCCCACCCGCGCACCGGGCGCGTGCTCGACGAGTACGCGCTGACCGAGCACTACGAGCGCTGGGAGGAGGACCTGCGGCTCCTGGCGTCGCTGGGCGTTCGCACCGCGCGCTACGGGATCCCCTGGTACCGCGTGTGCCCCGGGCCAGGCAGGTACGACTGGCGCTGGACCGACGCCGTGCTCGAGCGCATGGTGCGCGACCACGGTATAGAGCCCATCCTCGACCTGGTCCACTACGGCACGCCAACCTGGATGGAGCGCGCGTTCGACGACCCCGACTACCCCGCGCGCGTCGCTGAGTACGCCCACGCCGTCGCCGAGCGCTACCGGGGGCTGGTGCGCTGGTACACGCCTCTCAACGAGCCGCGCATCAACGCCTGGTACGCGGGCCGGCTGGGATGGTGGCCTCCTTACGGCCGCACGCCGCGTGCCTTCTGCCGCGTGCTGCTGCAACTCTGCCGCGGAATCTGTCTGACGCAGCGGGCGATCGCCGACGCGCAGCCGAACGCCGTGCTCGTGCACGTTGACGCCACCGACCTCTACGTCGCGGCGGAGCCTGACCTGCGGACCGTGGCCGATCTGCGCCAGCACATCGTCTTCCTCGCACTTGACCTCGTCACCGGCCGCGTGGGCCCCGGCCACCCGCTCGTCCACTGGCTCCGCGGGCACGGCGCCTCGGACCACGACCTCGCCTGGTTCCGTGAGCACGCGGTGCGCCCGCACGTCATCGGCTACAACATGTACCCGATGTTCTCGCGCAAGGAGGTGCGCCGGCGCGGGGGGCGCACCCAGGTCCGCATCGTCCCCTGCTGGACCGAGACCTTGGACGCCCTCACGCGGCTCTATGCGCGGCGCTACGCACCGAGCCCGCTGATGCTCACGGAGACCGCCTCGCTCGGGGCCGCGGCGCGGCGCGTTCGATGGATTCGCGACTCGGCGCGCGCCATCGGCGGCCTGCGCGCGGACGGCGTGCCGGTGATCGGCTACACCTTCTGGCCTCTCTACTCGCTCGTCGCCTGGGCCTACCAGCGTGGTGAGCGCCCGCTTGACGACTACCTGATCGACATGGGCCTCTGGGATCTCCGGCGCGGCGTCGGCGGGCTCAAGCGCGTGGCCACCCCGGCCGTGGAGGCGTATCGCGAGGCGGTGGCGGCGGGCCCGCCAGCAGGCGCCTGAGCGGGGAACCGGTCTCGGAGACTCGGCGTCCTTCTCTCCGCAAAGCGCGCGCAAGCCGGCGCGAAGCTCAGCCAGGGGAGATCCTCGCCATGCCGAACCTCGGCGACATCATGACGGCCAACCCGACCGCCTGCACGCCCGACGCCACGGCCACGCAGGCCGCCCGCATCATGCGGGACCATGACTGCGGCATCGTGCCGGTCGTCGAGGACCCTGGCACGATGCGTCTCGTCGGCGTCGTCACGGACCGCGACATCGCCGTGGGCCTGGCCGCCGAGGGCCGGGACCCGGCCGTTGCCTGCGTACACGAGTGCTGGACCCAGCAGGTCGCGGCACTGCCCATCAGTGCCAGCCTGGACGAGTGCCGCAATCTGATGGAGGCCCGCCAGGTGCGCCGCGTTCCCATCGTGGACGAGCAGGGGGCGCTCGTGGGCATCGTGTCGATGGCCGACCTGGCGCAAGAGGTGTCGGACCAGGCGCTCGGAACCACCCTTGCCGAGGTGTCCGAGCCCGACCGCCGCCAACTGTACGGGGAGGTGAACGAGACGAGCCAGACGGGCAACACCGTGACATGGGTGGACGACCCGGTGGCGCAGCGCGCGATCATTCCGCCTTCGTAAGCCCCGGGCGAGCCCCGCGAACGCCTCAGCAGCCGGCGGGCGGGCGGCCAACGAGCACGTCGATCTGGCCGCGCTGGTCGGGGGTGAGCGCACGCGCGCCCTCAAGGCGGGCGGCTATCAGCGTGATGCTGGCGGCGGCCTCCAGCAACTCCATGCGGTCGAACGCCTGCAGGAGGGTGGCGCCCGTCGTGGTGGCGCCGTGGCTGCGCATCAGGATGCAGGAGGAGCGCGCGGCGCACGCGGCAACGGCGTCGGCCAGTTCGCCGGTGGTCGTCAGGGCGTAGGGCGCCGTCACCGGCTCGTCGAGCAGCGCGTAGGTCTCCGCCAGCAGGTCGCGGCGGATCGGCGTGTCGGCGCAGGCGAAGGCGGAGGCGCACGGCGGGTGCGCGTGCACCACCGCGTTGACGGCGCGGCAGCGAGCATAGATTCGCAGGTGCATCAGGAACTCGGAGCTGGGCCGGGCGCCGGCCGTGCGCGATGACCCGTCCAGAGCGAGGAGCACCACGTCGGCCGCGCGGATGCGCGCCTTGTCCGTTCCGGACGGAGTGATGGCGAAGCCGCCATCGTCCAGTCGGCACGAGACATTGCCCCCGCTCGTCGTCGTCAGCCGCATCGCGTACAGACGCCGCGCCACGTAGGCCACCTCGCGGCGGGCCGCCTCCTGCTCCATCGCGCCTTCCCTTCCCGGCGCGCGCGTTCACCGACTCCGCGGCGCGCCGCCAGCACGCGCTGCACGATCCGTGCCAGCGCACCCCGGCGCACGCGCGCCCGTGCCGGCTCTCGCGGAGCCGGCACGGGCGCTACGCCGGGAGCGGCGGGCCGCCGCCTACCGGTTGGCGTCGACCACGAACACCACGCGGAAGGCGTCCAGGAATCCGCCGGCCCGGTTGGCCGCCAGGATCCGGTCGGCGTCTGCATCGCTCACCACCACGTCCGAGCGATAGGCGCCCCCCGCGCGCCCGATGGCGCGCACCACCAGCGGCACCTGGCCGGTGCGGGCGTTGTGCCGCGCGCGCTCGATCGAGCGGGCGTAGACCACGATGCCGTTCTCGATCAACCAGCTCAGGTTCACATCGAGCGTGCCCCAGACCTCGGAACCGTCCGGACGGCGGATCTTCGGCGACATGCAGCGCTCCACGCCAAGCCCGCGCGCGTCCACGATCAGCGCGGTGTAGGCGACGCCCCCGGTCGGCTCGCGCAAGCGCGGCGCCGGCACGCGATCGCGCTGCAGCGCGTCGGAGCCGCCAGAGCGCGGAAGGGGCGATTCCAGCACCTCGGGCGCCGAGGGCGGAGTCGTGACGATCGGCGGCGCGGGCGCTTGCGTGGCCGCCCGCTCGCGGCGCGCAAGCTCCGGCACAAAGACCCGCGCGATGCCACGGTCGCCGTAGAGCGGCGTCGCCACCGTCACCTCCACCATGGCGCCTCCTCCCATACGAACCTGCCGCTCGGCCACCACCTGCGCGCCGCGCAGGATGCCCTTCACCTCGGCGCGGATCTCATCACTCGCCTCGGTGAAGTCGCGGCCGGTGGTCTTCGCGTCGATCCGCACGTGGTCGACCACCATCAGCAGGTTCCGCAGGGCGTCGAGCTTGGCGAAGGTTCGGGCTCGCAGGTAGGCCTTCGCGGCGTTCGGCTCCTTCTGCGAGACGGCGCCCAGGCCCGTCGCGTAGAGCACGCCCTTTTCCCAGTCGATGCGGCCCCGGTCCGAGACGCGCTCGGACCCCGGCTCGCCGCGGCGCCCGGCCGCGGCGGCGGCGGGCAGCGCCAGCCCGAGGGCCAGCGTCGCCGCCAGTCCTGGCAGCAACCATCGTCTCATCGGCGTCACGTCCTTTCCGGCATCGGCCGGCATGCGGGGCGCGCCCACCTACCGGCGTGAGACCTGGCGAGAGCCCGCGCGCTCGCACAGGATGAGGGGCCCGCGATCGTTGCGGACTACCAGGCGCAGCCCGGCTCCGCGCGCCGCCGACAGGCGACGGCGCACGGCCCGGGTGTCTAGCGTTGTGACGAAGCGCAGCGTGACGGCGCCGACCGCCCACTGCTCGGAGAGCATGCGACGGTAGCCGCGCATGGCGCGCACCTGTCGGCGCAGGAGGGCCAGCGCGTGCGCATCGAGGCCGGACGCGCGCACGGCGACCACGTGGCCTTCCTGCCGCTCGCGCGCCCAGCGGACCAGCAGGCTCTCCGCGAACAGCGCCTCGTTCGCGGCCAGCAGGCGGCCTGCCGCATCCCGGGCGCTCAGGCGCGCCGCCTCCGCGTCGCTCTCGAAGCTGAAGCCAACCCCGTCTGCGCGCGCGGCAAGCAGCGCCTCCTCGCTGGCCTCGGAGACCAGGCGCACCGCGATGGCCGTGCGACAGGCGGCCACCACCTCGCCCACGCCGCTCGGAGCGCTCCGGTCGCCCAGGCGCACGGTGGGCGTTGACCAGAGGCGCACCTCCACGGTGATCTCGGCGGGCCCGGAGGTGGCAACCTCGTAGCCGTCGGCGCGCAGCGCCGCCGTGAGCGCGGCGCGCGCCTCGGCGGCCGCAGCGCCCTGCCCGGCGTCCACGCGGAGCCGCGGACGCTCCAGGTCCGCGTAGACATCGGCGACATCGGCAAGGCGGCGGATGACCGGGAGCAATGCGACGCGCGCGCGAACGCTCAGTCGCAGCAGACGCGCGCCGCCGAGCGCCTCCACACGGCGCGAGCCCGGCACGACTTCCCACGAGCGAATGAACCCCGCCGCACGAGCCTGTACCTCGTCCTCAACCAGCTCGAAGTCGCGGCCCACGCTGCGCGCGCGCAGGAAGATGCCCGCCGCCTGCTCAACGACGCTGCGCTTGGCCTCCCAGATCGCTTCCTCCTCGGCGGCTGCCGGATCGGCGCCAAGCGCGGCGGCACCCTCGCCCACGGCCACGATCTCGTCGGCGGCGGGCGCTCGGGCCGCCGCCGGCGAGGCAACGGCGAAGAGCAGCAGGATCGGCCACATCCAGCGCATGGGCGCCCTCCGGAGCGCTCCCCCGCGAGGCGTCAGTCGCCTCGGTCCACGAGCACCGCCACCCTCCAGCGCCACAGAAACCGGCCGCGCTGGTTCTCGCGGCGCACCCGCTCCGCGGTCGCGTTCGAGACGACCACCTGATCACGGCCAGGGCCTGCCACGTCGAGCGCGCGCACGACGAGCGGCCTCTCGCCGGCGCGGCGGGCCTCGCGCCCGGCCTGGTAGTAGGAGGCCATGCCGTGGTCCTGCAGATAGTCGTCGCCCGGAAGGTGGCCCGCCTCCGGGTAGACGACGCGGCCGGTCTCGTCGAGGATGCGCAGGCTCATCGAGCGGCGGATCGGGCAATCGCGGGCGTCGATGACGAGCCCGGTGTAGGCGCTCGGGTCGGCCGGCCCGCCGACCTCGTCGTCGCGGCGCGCGATGGGGGCGCCGGCATCGTGTGGGCCGGGGAGCCCGAGCCGGGCGAGAACGAAGTCCATGAAGGCCCAGGTGGCGTTGTCGCGCGGGCGCAGGGGCCGGTCGGCCGGCCACCAGTCGCGCTCCATCGCGGCGGCGACGTAGGGAAGGCCCCAGGCCGGCGTGTCGGCCATGTCGGGCGGCCGCTGGCCGGCGGGAAGCTCGGCGACGTCGGGGAGCTCCGCGGGAGCGATCAACAGCTTGGCGAGGGCGGTGATGGCCCGCAGGCGGCTCACCGGCGCGTCGGGCCGCGTGATGGTGACCGGCGCGGCGGTGCGCGGCGGCGAGAGGCGCGCGAGCCGGGCCGCCAGGGCGGCCAGGTCGCGCTCGCGCACCACGCCCGATGGACGCACCCCGACCGGCACCAGGCCGCCCGAGGGCTGCGCGGCCGGCACGGAATCGGTGGCGGGGGCCTCGTCGGAGTCGTCGGGCAGGTCGGAGCCGGCGAGCCCGCGGTGCACCTGCCGCGCCAGGGTGCGCGCGATGGCGGCCACGTCGGCCGTCGTGCCCCCGGCGTGCGCGCCAGCGCCCGGCACCAGGCAGCCGGTGGCCACGTCCAACACCCGGGCGTTGACGAGCATCTGGCCGGCGCGCACAAGGTAGCCGCCCACCACGAGCCGGTCGGCGCCCACCATGCGCCCGAGGCGCTTGACCTGGCCAGGCTCGACGAGCCCCGTGGACTGCAGCTTGATCTCGCTCAGCGCCTGGCGGATCTGCCGACGCTCGAGCAGGCGCAGCTTATCCGACCGGGAGAGATCGGTCAGCAGGGAGTCGGCGAGGAAGACGCCGAGATCCCGGTCGGACCCGGAGAAGTCGGCGACCGCCACGGTCAGGCCGGCGGCAGAGAGGGCGGCCCCGGCGCGGGCGGCAGACGGCGCGAGCATGAGAGCGAAGCCGAGCAGGAGCAGCGCACGGAAGGCGGACATCGACACCCCTCCTTTCGGGCGCGTCGCGACCGCGAGGCCGGACGGCCTCTGCACAGGCTCAGGCTACGAGTCGCGGCTCTCCCCGTTACGCTCTTTTTCCACGACGGGGCGCGACATGGTGCTCCGGCGCGCTCGGGGCGAGGGCCCGACGGCCAACGAGCAGGCAGTTATTCAGCCCGGCTCACGAAAGCACCTCCTTGCCGCAGGAGCGGATCGTACCCGGCCTGGGCACCGCAGTCGGCACGCGCGCACACCGCGCGTGCGCCGCCGGCCCTGCCCGGTCCCCCACGGCGGATCCGCTCCCGCCGCGCCGACAGGAGCACCCCGCCCCACTCGGCGAACATACGGCTGGATATGCCGCCGCGCCCCGGGGAGGACCCTATGGAGATCAGCGCTATCGTCAACGAACCCGCCGAATGGAGCCTGGCGGCGGGCAACGACTACCAGGACCCGTTCGGCGAGCTCGAGCTGGACATCGCCATCGCCGCGCCGGACGGCCGTACGCAACTCGTGCCGGCCTTCTGGGCGGGAGGGCGCGAGTGGCGCGTTCGCTACGCGCCGCACTGCGCCGGAAGCCACACATGGCGCGCCGTCTGCTCCCGCGCCGACGACTCCGGCCTCCACGACCGTGCCGGCACGCTCACGGCCCGCCCCTACGCGGGCTCGAACCCCCTCCGCGTGCACGGCGGCCTGAGAGTGGCCGCCAACAGACGCCACCTGGAGCACCGCGACGGCACACCGTTCTTCTGGCTGGCCGACACCTGGTGGATGGGCCTCTGTGGCCGTCTGCCCTGGCCGGGTGACTTTCAGTGGCTCACAGCGGACCGCGTGCGCAAGGGCTTCACCGTCGTCCAGATCGTCGCCGGGCTCTACCCGGATATGGACGCCTACGACGAGCGCGGCGCCAACGAGGCCGGCTTCCCGTGGGAGGGCAACTGGAGCCGAATCCGGCCCGCTTACTTCGACATGGCGGACGAGCGCATCCACTGGCTAGCCCGATCGGGCCTCGTTCCCTGCATCGTCGGCTGCTGGGGCTATTACATCCACAAGCTCGGCGTCGAGAGGATGCGCCGGCACTGGCGCTACCTCATCGCTCGCTGGGGAGCCTATCCGGTCGTATGGTGCGTCGCGGGCGAGGTGCTCATGCCCTACTACCTGGAGCCACTTCCAGACGACGCGGCGCGCCGCGACTACGCCACGCGCACGCGCGCGATGTGGAATGACGTGGCCGCCTACATCCACCGCGTGGACCCCTACCACCGACCCGTCACCGCCCATCCCAGCCAGTCGGCGCGCGACAGCCTGGCCGACGAGGTGCTCGACTTCGACATGCTCCAGACAGGCCACGGGGACCGCGCCAGCCTGCCCTCCACGGTGGACGGGATC comes from Chthonomonadales bacterium and encodes:
- a CDS encoding DUF4038 domain-containing protein gives rise to the protein MEISAIVNEPAEWSLAAGNDYQDPFGELELDIAIAAPDGRTQLVPAFWAGGREWRVRYAPHCAGSHTWRAVCSRADDSGLHDRAGTLTARPYAGSNPLRVHGGLRVAANRRHLEHRDGTPFFWLADTWWMGLCGRLPWPGDFQWLTADRVRKGFTVVQIVAGLYPDMDAYDERGANEAGFPWEGNWSRIRPAYFDMADERIHWLARSGLVPCIVGCWGYYIHKLGVERMRRHWRYLIARWGAYPVVWCVAGEVLMPYYLEPLPDDAARRDYATRTRAMWNDVAAYIHRVDPYHRPVTAHPSQSARDSLADEVLDFDMLQTGHGDRASLPSTVDGITASYAREPAKPVVNGEVCYEGIGEASRQEVQRLMFWVCMLSGAAGHTYGANGLWQLNGRDRPYGPSPHGMSWGDTPWEEAARLPGSEQVGLARRLLERYRWWQIEPRPEWVEPHRATTNYTLPYAAGVPRHVRLVYLPLYQRLTAVAGMEPDLSYNAFWFDPKNGQQRDIGTAVGDAEGRYRPPAPPIFQDWLLVLEARG
- a CDS encoding glycoside hydrolase gives rise to the protein MAHSASTAPRASRADAAHGRAPRDERLFPTFFAAGYECATARIRDGRRIDELSTTGHDARAVADYRTLRALGIRTARDGVRWNLVDRGGRLDWSSAMPRVEAAERERITVIWDLFHYGYPDDLNPFERPFVERFARYCAAFAAMLVRRGHGGPVSGGPRRRFYTPVNEISFFSWAGGEVGRFAPFALRRGGELKRRLVEAAIQGINAIREVDPAARIANCDPIVRVVAPGDAPWLEEEAARFNEECVLEAWDMLAGLRAPELGGSSAHLDIVGVNYYGVNQWEHGRPERVLGDDDPRRAPLSALLRHLDARYEAPLFVSETASIGADRPRWLRGIGLECLEAIEHGVDLHGLCLYPVLGMHDWESGEYRAMGLWDVQPDMRRILHRPTAAALGDLQTWHRHASERRGRRAPAQAAQR
- a CDS encoding class II aldolase/adducin family protein, with protein sequence MEQEAARREVAYVARRLYAMRLTTTSGGNVSCRLDDGGFAITPSGTDKARIRAADVVLLALDGSSRTAGARPSSEFLMHLRIYARCRAVNAVVHAHPPCASAFACADTPIRRDLLAETYALLDEPVTAPYALTTTGELADAVAACAARSSCILMRSHGATTTGATLLQAFDRMELLEAAASITLIAARLEGARALTPDQRGQIDVLVGRPPAGC
- a CDS encoding family 1 glycosylhydrolase produces the protein MRATGEEGAAFDLRDAGFMWAAGIEDTFVAAPHPRTGRVLDEYALTEHYERWEEDLRLLASLGVRTARYGIPWYRVCPGPGRYDWRWTDAVLERMVRDHGIEPILDLVHYGTPTWMERAFDDPDYPARVAEYAHAVAERYRGLVRWYTPLNEPRINAWYAGRLGWWPPYGRTPRAFCRVLLQLCRGICLTQRAIADAQPNAVLVHVDATDLYVAAEPDLRTVADLRQHIVFLALDLVTGRVGPGHPLVHWLRGHGASDHDLAWFREHAVRPHVIGYNMYPMFSRKEVRRRGGRTQVRIVPCWTETLDALTRLYARRYAPSPLMLTETASLGAAARRVRWIRDSARAIGGLRADGVPVIGYTFWPLYSLVAWAYQRGERPLDDYLIDMGLWDLRRGVGGLKRVATPAVEAYREAVAAGPPAGA
- a CDS encoding CBS domain-containing protein, yielding MPNLGDIMTANPTACTPDATATQAARIMRDHDCGIVPVVEDPGTMRLVGVVTDRDIAVGLAAEGRDPAVACVHECWTQQVAALPISASLDECRNLMEARQVRRVPIVDEQGALVGIVSMADLAQEVSDQALGTTLAEVSEPDRRQLYGEVNETSQTGNTVTWVDDPVAQRAIIPPS
- a CDS encoding YtxH domain-containing protein, which gives rise to MDHKNMDGQSAFGGLLLTFLAGLAVGAAAATLYAPQSGVDTRAQIADKTNEMKGRIGGMSGQVAQKAGEIKERIVTTARESMEHGAHALDSAAKSMDATARSMPPSGSPAA
- a CDS encoding response regulator, producing the protein MCSRPGRAAAIPGRSPTVNERALRALICEDEGLTVILLRRALTTAGYEVVGEAAEGASGIEMARTLEPDFILMDVNMPGVNGIDATRQIMQERPMPIVILTAYSDDRLVEEAIEAGACAYIVKPIVSEQLIPAVRTALTRFEALQSIQQENQDLKEQLETRKLVERAKGILMDRARLSEADAFRRLQKTSRDRCQTLKHTALEIIHADSLL
- a CDS encoding SRPBCC family protein — translated: MEAHAARRRAPRSVHVEDERRNVGVPERWVSMIAGGALLALGLARRSPLGAAAAAAGGLLLHRGATGHCRLYGALGIDTTERPEHVSVRHGIRVEHAVTIDRPRAELFRFWRQLENLPRFMRHLERVTMLEDGRSHWVARAPAGMTAEWDAVIINEVPDEMIAWRSLAGSEVDHAGSVHFEDAPAGRGAVVRVVMQFAVPGGRLGQGIARVMGEEPDQQIRDDLDRLKRTMEAGQVPAVGDRSRG